In Patescibacteria group bacterium, a genomic segment contains:
- the gltX gene encoding glutamate--tRNA ligase, whose protein sequence is MSKVRVRFAPSPTGFLHIGSLRTVLFNYLIAKKENGQLILRIEDTDQKREVAGAVEGLYEILEWLGIKFDEGPGLIRAATNGAHPNLKNDVGKFGPYIQAQRLEIYKKYAAELLKRGEAYYCFCSADRLEKMRADQQAKKEPPHYDRICRDLPEEEVKTRLGTGEKAVLRQKMPSSGVVEVKDELRGEIEFKAQDLEDHILIKSDGMPTYQFASVVDDHLMKISHVLRGEEWIPSLPKNILLYKAFGWTLPKFIHLPLTLNKEGGKLSKRQGDVAVEDYRAKGYLPEALLNFSVLLGWSPYAKASGDKSPYAENLAGKSQSEILSLEEMIKKFEIKDLRTSGAVFDIDKLDYFNGYYIRQKSLDELTELCLPYLRESLTKTQKHKNTTGYIKKVIALEQERLKKLSDIVEATEFFFVDELKYEPELLVWKKLTLEEVKKNLGEVYEQLEKISENSWTNNSIEDALISYIKSREAKVGDYLWPMRVALTGRQASPGPFDVAEVLDKIETLKRIKFAINLI, encoded by the coding sequence ATGTCTAAAGTGCGAGTGCGTTTCGCGCCCAGCCCTACCGGGTTTCTTCATATTGGCAGTTTGCGCACGGTTTTATTTAATTATTTAATTGCCAAAAAAGAAAATGGCCAGCTGATTTTGCGCATAGAAGATACTGACCAGAAAAGGGAAGTGGCCGGCGCGGTTGAGGGATTATATGAAATCCTAGAATGGCTGGGTATTAAATTTGATGAAGGTCCGGGATTAATACGCGCCGCTACGAATGGCGCACATCCGAATTTGAAAAATGATGTTGGAAAATTCGGGCCGTATATCCAAGCGCAAAGATTGGAAATTTATAAAAAATACGCGGCTGAACTTTTGAAGAGAGGCGAGGCTTATTATTGTTTTTGCTCTGCGGATAGGTTAGAGAAAATGCGAGCTGATCAGCAAGCCAAAAAAGAACCTCCGCATTATGACCGGATTTGCCGAGATTTGCCGGAAGAAGAAGTAAAAACGCGGCTGGGAACGGGTGAGAAGGCGGTTTTAAGGCAAAAAATGCCCTCTTCCGGCGTGGTTGAGGTAAAAGACGAGTTAAGGGGCGAAATTGAGTTTAAAGCCCAAGATTTAGAAGACCATATCCTTATCAAGTCAGACGGTATGCCCACTTATCAATTCGCTTCCGTAGTTGATGACCATCTGATGAAAATTTCCCATGTTCTTCGCGGGGAAGAGTGGATTCCGTCTTTGCCTAAAAATATTTTGCTTTACAAGGCTTTTGGCTGGACTCTGCCGAAATTTATCCATCTGCCTTTGACTTTAAACAAAGAAGGCGGAAAATTAAGCAAGCGCCAGGGAGATGTGGCGGTTGAGGATTACCGCGCCAAAGGTTATTTGCCGGAGGCTTTACTTAACTTTTCCGTTTTACTGGGCTGGTCCCCCTACGCTAAAGCTTCGGGGGATAAATCTCCCTATGCGGAAAATTTGGCGGGAAAATCCCAAAGTGAAATATTAAGCCTGGAAGAAATGATAAAAAAATTTGAAATTAAGGATTTGCGAACCAGCGGCGCGGTTTTTGACATTGACAAATTAGATTATTTTAACGGCTATTATATTAGGCAGAAGTCTTTGGATGAGTTGACGGAGTTATGTTTGCCGTACTTGCGAGAAAGTCTTACAAAAACACAAAAACACAAAAACACAACAGGTTACATTAAAAAGGTTATTGCTTTGGAGCAGGAAAGATTAAAGAAATTGTCTGATATTGTTGAAGCGACGGAGTTTTTCTTTGTGGATGAGTTAAAATATGAGCCGGAGTTGCTAGTCTGGAAAAAATTAACCCTAGAAGAGGTCAAGAAAAATTTGGGAGAAGTTTATGAGCAGTTAGAAAAAATTTCGGAAAATAGTTGGACTAATAATTCAATTGAAGACGCTTTGATAAGCTATATAAAATCTCGGGAGGCGAAAGTGGGGGATTATCTCTGGCCCATGCGGGTAGCTTTAACCGGGAGGCAAGCGAGCCCTGGCCCGTTTGACGTGGCGGAAGTTTTAGATAAAATTGAAACTTTAAAAAGAATAAAATTTGCTATAAATTTAATTTGA